The Glycine soja cultivar W05 chromosome 8, ASM419377v2, whole genome shotgun sequence genome has a window encoding:
- the LOC114422277 gene encoding linoleate 9S-lipoxygenase-like — protein sequence MFSGVTGLINRGHKVKGTVVLMQKNVLDVNALTSAKSVGGIAGGALGVVGGVIGTAVDTLTSFLGRSVALRLISATSSDGSGKGKVGKQTFLEGIVTSLPTLGAGQSAFNVHFEWDTDMGIPGAFYIENFMQVEFFLVSLTLEDIPNHGSIHFLCNSWVYNSKKYKSDRIFFANKTYLPSETPGPLVKYREEELKTLRGDGTGERQEHERIYDYDVYNDLGDPDSNARLARPVLGGSTTLPYPRRGRTGRKKSKKDPKSESRSDFVYLPRDESFGHLKSSDFLVYILKSASQNVIPKLQSALRLQFNQPEFNSFDDVRGLYDGGIKLPTDTLSQLSPIPLFKELFRTDGEQALKFPTPKVVQVEQSAWMTDEEFTREMIAGVNPHIIKRLQEFPPKSKLDSQLYGDNTSTIAKQHLEPNLGGLTVEQAIQHNRLFILDHHDTIFPYLRKINATDTKAYATRTIIFLQDNGTLKPLAIELSKPHPRGDNYGPVSNVYLPANQGVEASIWLLAKAYAVVNDSCFHQLVSHWLNTHAVVEPFIIATNRHLSVVHPIHKLLLPHYRDTMNINSLARNVLVNAEGIIESTFLWGGYSLEMSAVVYKDWVFTEQALPADLVKRGVAVKDSSSPHGLRLLIEDYPYAADGLEIWATIKSWVQEYVSFYYKSDAAIAQDAELQAFWKELVEVGHGDKKNEPWWGKMKTRQELIDSCTILIWTASALHAAVNFGQYPYGGYILNRPTLSRRFMPEKGSPEYDELAKNPQKAYLKTITGKNETLTDLTIIEVLSRHASDELYLGQRDGGNGWTSDAQIIQAFKRFGNKLAEIEQKLIQRNNDETLRNRYGPVKMPYTLLYPSSEEGLTFRGIPNSISI from the exons ATGTTTTCGGGTGTAACAGGTTTGATAAACAGGGGGCATAAGGTGAAGGGGACAGTGGTGTTGATGCAAAAGAATGTGTTGGACGTAAACGCCCTTACTTCTGCCAAGAGTGTAGGTGGTATCGCGGGCGGTGCACTCGGTGTTGTAGGGGGTGTCATTGGTACCGCAGTGGACACACTCACTTCCTTTTTGGGCCGATCCGTGGCTCTCAGGTTGATCAGTGCCACTAGTTCTGATG GAAGTGGAAAAGGGAAAGTTGGAAAGCAAACATTTTTGGAAGGTATTGTTACCTCCCTTCCAACCTTGGGAGCAGGCCAATCTGCATTCAATGTTCATTTTGAATGGGACACTGACATGGGAATACCTGGAGCGTTTTACATTGAGAATTTTATGCAAGTTGAATTCTTCCTTGTGAGTTTGACTCTTGAAGACATTCCTAACCATGGATCCATCCACTTCCTTTGCAACTCATGGGTTTACAAttccaaaaaatacaaaagtgaCCGCATTTTCTTTGCAAACAAG ACATACCTTCCAAGTGAAACACCGGGTCCACTAGTGAAGTATAGAGAAGAAGAATTGAAGACTTTGAGAGGAGATGGAACAGGAGAGCGCCAAGAACATGAAAGGATCTATGACTATGATGTCTACAATGATTTAGGTGATCCTGACTCCAATGCCAGATTGGCTCGTCCAGTTCTTGGAGGATCCACCACCTTGCCTTACCCTCGTAGGGGAAGAACTGGTAGAAAAAAATCTAAGAAAG ATCCTAAAAGTGAGAGTCGCAGTGACTTTGTTTACCTTCCAAGAGATGAATCATTTGGTCACCTGAAGTCATCGGATTTTCTTGTTTATATACTTAAGTCTGCATCTCAAAATGTCATACCCAAATTACAATCTGCACTTAGGCTACAGTTCAATCAGCCTGAGTTTAATAGCTTCGATGACGTGCGAGGACTCTATGATGGTGGAATTAAGTTACCTACTGATACACTTAGCCAGCTTAGCCCTATACCATTGTTCAAAGAACTCTTCAGAACTGATGGCGAACAGGCCCTTAAGTTTCCAACACCTAAAGTGGTTCAAG TGGAGCAGTCTGCATGGATGACTGATGAAGAATTCACAAGAGAAATGATTGCTGGTGTGAATCCACACATTATTAAAAGACTTCAG GAGTTCCCACCAAAGAGCAAGCTAGATAGCCAGCTCTACGGTGATAATACCAGTACAATAGCCAAACAACACTTGGAGCCAAACTTAGGTGGACTCACTGTAGAACAG GCTATCCAACACAACAGATTGTTCATACTAGATCACCATGATACAATCTTTccttatttgaggaaaattaaTGCAACCGACACCAAGGCCTATGCTACTAGGACCATCATTTTCTTGCAAGATAATGGAACTTTAAAGCCACTAGCCATTGAGCTAAGTAAGCCACATCCTCGGGGTGATAATTATGGTCCTGTTAGTAATGTTTACCTTCCGGCAAACCAAGGTGTTGAAGCTTCTATTTGGCTACTTGCCAAGGCTTATGCAGTCGTAAATGACTCTTGCTTTCACCAACTTGTCAGCCATTG GTTAAACACCCACGCAGTTGTTGAGCCATTCATCATAGCAACAAACAGACATCTTAGTGTGGTTCATCCTATTCACAAGCTTCTGCTTCCACACTATCGTGACACTATGAACATAAATTCACTGGCGCGAAATGTCCTGGTGAATGCAGAGGGTATTATAGAATCAACATTCTTGTGGGGAGGATATTCTTTGGAAATGTCTGCTGTTGTATACAAGGATTGGGTTTTCACTGAGCAAGCACTACCTGCTGATCTTGTTAAGAG AGGTGTGGCTGTTAAGGATTCATCTTCTCCACATGGCCTTCGTCTTTTGATAGAGGACTATCCTTATGCTGCTGATGGATTAGAGATATGGGCTACTATCAAGTCATGGGTCCAAGAATATGTCTCTTTCTACTACAAGTCAGATGCTGCTATTGCACAAGATGCTGAACTCCAAGCCTTTTGGAAAGAACTTGTAGAGGTTGGTCATGGTGACAAGAAAAATGAGCCATGGTGGGGGAAGATGAAAACTCGCCAAGAGTTGATTGATTCTTGCACCATCCTCATATGGACTGCTTCAGCCCTTCATGCAGCTGTTAATTTTGGACAGTATCCATATGGAGGTTACATCCTTAACCGACCAACTCTTAGCAGGCGATTCATGCCTGAGAAAGGGTCTCCTGAGTATGATGAGCTTGCTAAGAACCCTCAAAAGGCGTATTTGAAAACAATTACAGGGAAGAATGAGACCCTTACTGACCTTACAATCATAGAGGTCTTGTCAAGGCATGCTTCTGATGAGTTATACCTTGGACAGAGAGATGGTGGTAATGGTTGGACTTCTGATGCACAGATAATACAAGCCTTCAAGAGATTTGGAAATAAGTTGGCTGAAATTGAGCAAAAGCTCATCCAAAGGAACAATGATGAGACCCTGAGGAATCGATATGGCCCTGTGAAGATGCCTTACACACTGCTTTATCCTTCTAGTGAGGAAGGGTTGACTTTCAGAGGCATTCCTAATAGTATCTCTATCTAA
- the LOC114422281 gene encoding telomere repeat-binding factor 4-like isoform X1, with product MGNQKQKWTQDEEDALIAGVEKHGPGKWKNILKDPQFAPFLTSRSNIDLKDKWRNLSVSNGAQGSKEKSRVPKLKALPAPPAPTATPQNAAPALQNAASDVTPPDASQNDQDAKNPPRYNAMIFEALSALKDSNGSDMNAIIKFMEQKNLQVNQNFRRALSTKLRRLVSQGKLEKVQNGYKVKKEASSGTKSPSPKPKDVRPPQPQQQSPASVLMTNDTIKEAADTAAYRVADAESKSYLAAEAVKEAEKISLLVEHSDSMLQLAKDIYEQCSRGEIILLA from the exons ATGGGGAATCAGAAGCAGAAGTGGACGCAGGACGAAGAAGATGCTCTCATCGCCGGCGTTGAAAAGCACGGCCCCGGAAAGTGGAAGAACATTCTCAAGGATCCCCAATTCGCCCCTTTCCTCACTTCCCGTTCCAACATCGACCTCAAG GATAAATGGCGCAATTTGAGCGTCAGCAACGGTGCTCAGGGCTCCAAAGAAAAATCTAGGGTTCCCAAGCTTAAAGCCCTCCCTGCTCCTCCTGCTCCTACCGCCACTCCTCAGAACGCCGCTCCTGCTCTGCAAAACGCAGCATCTGATGTCACTCCCCCAGATGCTTCTCAGAATGACCAAGATGCCAAAAACCCTCCAAG GTATAATGCAATGATTTTTGAAGCTCTATCAGCGCTGAAAGATAGTAATGGATCTGACATGAATGCCATCATTAAATTCATGGAG CAAAAAAATCTTCAGGTAAACCAAAATTTTAGAAGGGCATTAAGTACAAAGTTGAGGAGGCTTGTTAGTCAAGGGAAACTTGAAAAG GTACAAAATGGTTACAAGGTGAAAAAGGAAGCCTCCTCGGGGACAAAATCACCTTCACCAAAACCAAAGGATGTCCGGCCACCACAACCACAACAGCAATCCCCAGCTTCTGTCTTAATGACTAATGACACAATAAAGGAAGCTGCGGATACTGCAGCCTACAGAGTTGCTGATGCTGAAAGTAAATCATATCTGGCTGCAGAAGCAGTAAAGGAGGCTGAAAAAATATCATTGCTGGTTGAACATAGTGATTCAATGTTACAGCTAGCAAAAGATATATATGAACAAT GTTCCCGTGGTGAAATTATCCTCTTGGCTTAA
- the LOC114422281 gene encoding telomere repeat-binding factor 4-like isoform X2 codes for MGNQKQKWTQDEEDALIAGVEKHGPGKWKNILKDPQFAPFLTSRSNIDLKDKWRNLSVSNGAQGSKEKSRVPKLKALPAPPAPTATPQNAAPALQNAASDVTPPDASQNDQDAKNPPRYNAMIFEALSALKDSNGSDMNAIIKFMEVQNGYKVKKEASSGTKSPSPKPKDVRPPQPQQQSPASVLMTNDTIKEAADTAAYRVADAESKSYLAAEAVKEAEKISLLVEHSDSMLQLAKDIYEQCSRGEIILLA; via the exons ATGGGGAATCAGAAGCAGAAGTGGACGCAGGACGAAGAAGATGCTCTCATCGCCGGCGTTGAAAAGCACGGCCCCGGAAAGTGGAAGAACATTCTCAAGGATCCCCAATTCGCCCCTTTCCTCACTTCCCGTTCCAACATCGACCTCAAG GATAAATGGCGCAATTTGAGCGTCAGCAACGGTGCTCAGGGCTCCAAAGAAAAATCTAGGGTTCCCAAGCTTAAAGCCCTCCCTGCTCCTCCTGCTCCTACCGCCACTCCTCAGAACGCCGCTCCTGCTCTGCAAAACGCAGCATCTGATGTCACTCCCCCAGATGCTTCTCAGAATGACCAAGATGCCAAAAACCCTCCAAG GTATAATGCAATGATTTTTGAAGCTCTATCAGCGCTGAAAGATAGTAATGGATCTGACATGAATGCCATCATTAAATTCATGGAG GTACAAAATGGTTACAAGGTGAAAAAGGAAGCCTCCTCGGGGACAAAATCACCTTCACCAAAACCAAAGGATGTCCGGCCACCACAACCACAACAGCAATCCCCAGCTTCTGTCTTAATGACTAATGACACAATAAAGGAAGCTGCGGATACTGCAGCCTACAGAGTTGCTGATGCTGAAAGTAAATCATATCTGGCTGCAGAAGCAGTAAAGGAGGCTGAAAAAATATCATTGCTGGTTGAACATAGTGATTCAATGTTACAGCTAGCAAAAGATATATATGAACAAT GTTCCCGTGGTGAAATTATCCTCTTGGCTTAA
- the LOC114422282 gene encoding glycylpeptide N-tetradecanoyltransferase 1-like yields the protein MVDSNPSSGSPEETQNPNPDGNAPVESDLALENLAQKVQESLSLEKRHKFWETQPVGQFKDVGDSSLPEGPIELPTPLSEVKQEPYNLPDHYEWVTCDINSEETCDEVYNLLAHNYVEDDENMFRFNYSKEFLRWALQPPGYFKSWHIGVRVKSSKKMVAFITGIPARIRVRDEVVHMAEINFLCVHKKLRTKRLAPVMIKEVTRRVHLENMWQAAYTAGVVLPTPITTCQYWHRSLNPKKLIDVGFSRLGARMTMSRTIKLYKLPESTITPGFRKMEIHDVPAVTRLIRNYLSHFVVAPDFDENDVEHWLLPRDGVIDSYLVESPETHEVTDFCSFYTLPSSILGHLNYKILKAAYSFYNVSTVTPLLQLINDALIVAKHKDYDVFNALDVMQNETFLRELKFGPGDGKLHYYLYNYRIRHALKPSELGLVLL from the coding sequence ATGGTTGATAGCAATCCTTCCTCTGGATCACCCGAAGAAACACAAAATCCCAACCCAGATGGGAATGCACCTGTTGAAAGTGATCTTGCATTGGAGAATCTAGCCCAAAAAGTTCAAGAATCTCTCTCTCTGGAAAAAAGACATAAATTTTGGGAAACCCAACCTGTTGGGCAGTTCAAGGATGTAGGGGACTCCAGTTTGCCAGAAGGCCCGATTGAACTTCCAACCCCCTTATCTGAGGTCAAACAAGAACCATACAACCTTCCTGACCACTATGAATGGGTTACTTGTGACATAAACTCTGAGGAGACGTGTGATGAGGTATACAACCTTCTTGCTCATAATTATGTTGAGGATGATGAGAATATGTTTCGATTTAACTACTCAAAGGAATTTCTGCGCTGGGCTCTGCAACCTCCGGGTTATTTCAAGAGTTGGCATATTGGTGTCCGTGTTAAAAGTTCCAAGAAGATGGTTGCCTTTATAACAGGTATTCCTGCTAGAATCCGAGTTCGTGATGAGGTTGTTCATATGGCAGAGATCAATTTTCTGTGTGTCCATAAGAAGCTTCGAACAAAGAGGCTTGCTCCTGTCATGATCAAAGAGGTCACCAGGAGGGTGCATCTGGAAAATATGTGGCAGGCAGCCTACACTGCTGGAGTAGTTCTCCCTACACCAATAACAACTTGTCAATACTGGCACAGATCTTTGAATCCCAAGAAGCTAATTGATGTTGGTTTTTCTCGGCTTGGTGCACGAATGACAATGAGTCGAACCATCAAGCTTTACAAGCTACCAGAATCAACAATCACCCCAGGGTTTAGGAAGATGGAAATTCATGACGTTCCTGCAGTTACCAggctaattagaaattatttgaGTCATTTTGTTGTTGCACCTGATTTTGATGAAAACGATGTGGAGCATTGGCTTCTTCCAAGGGATGGTGTTATTGACAGTTATCTGGTTGAAAGTCCGGAAACTCACGAGGTCACGGACTTTTGTAGTTTTTACACACTTCCTTCTTCTATCCTTGGCcacctaaattataaaattttgaaagcaGCATATTCATTTTATAATGTTTCCACAGTAACTCCTTTGCTTCAGCTGATAAATGATGCTCTCATTGTCGCAAAACACAAGGATTATGATGTTTTCAATGCATTAGATGTCATGCAGAATGAGACCTTCTTGAGGGAACTGAAGTTTGGACCAGGTGATGGGAAACTTCATTATTATCTTTACAACTACCGAATAAGGCATGCATTGAAGCCATCAGAGCTTGGGCTTGTGCTTCTGTAG
- the LOC114422283 gene encoding eukaryotic initiation factor 4A-10-like: MAGLAPEGTQFDGRQYDAKMSELLSTDGQEFFTSYDEVYDSFDAMGLQENLLRGIYAYGFERPSAIQQRGIVPFCKGLDVIQQAQSGTGKTATFCSGILQQLDYGLVQCQALVLAPTRELAQQIEKVMRALGDYLGVKVHACVGGTSVREDQRILQAGVHTVVGTPGRVFDMLRRQSLRPDCIKMFVLDEADEMLSRGFKDQIYDIFQLLPSKIQVGVFSATMPPEALEITRKFMNKPVRILVKRDELTLEGIKQFYVNVDKEEWKLETLCDLYETLAITQSVIFVNTRRKVDWLTDKMRSNDHTVSATHGDMDQNTRDIIMREFRSGSSRVLITTDLLARGIDVQQVSLVINYDLPTQPENYLHRIGRSGRFGRKGVAINFVTTDDSRMLSDIQKFYNVTVEELPSNVADLL, translated from the exons ATGGCAGGTTTGGCTCCAGAGGGAACACAATTCGATGGTCGCCAATATGATGCTAAGATGAGTGAATT GCTTTCCACTGATGGGCAAGAATTCTTCACCTCTTATGATGAAGTGTATGACAGCTTTGATGCAATGGGATTGCAAGAGAATCTTCTGCGAGGCATATATGCTTATG gtTTTGAGAGGCCTTCTGCTATACAGCAAAGGGGAATTGTTCCTTTCTGCAAAGGACTGGATGTGATTCAACAGGCTCAGTCTGGAACAGGAAAGACAGCAACATTTTGTTCTGGAATTTTGCAGCAGCTTGATTATGGATTGGTTCAGTGCCAGGCTTTGGTTTTGGCACCAACAAGGGAGCTAGCACAGCAGATCGAGAAAGTTATGCGAGCTCTTGGTGATTACTTGGGAGTTAAGGTCCATGCTTGTGTTGGTGGGACAAGTGTTCGTGAGGATCAGCGCATTCTCCAAGCTGGTGTCCATACTGTTGTTGGCACTCCTGGGCGAGTGTTTGACATGCTGCGGAGGCAGTCTCTTCGCCCAGATTGCATAAAGATGTTTGTTTTGGATGAGGCTGATGAAATGCTTTCACGTGGTTTCAAGGATCAG ATCTATGACATCTTCCAGCTGCTGCCATCCAAAATTCAGGTTGGAGTGTTCTCTGCTACAATGCCGCCAGAAGCCCTTGAAATTACAAGGAAGTTCATGAATAAGCCAGTGAGAATCCTGGTAAAGCGTGATGAACTGACCCTGGAGGGTATAAAGCAGTTTTATGTCAATGTTGACAAGGAAGAGTGGAAGCTGGAGACATTATGTGACCTTTATGAGACTCTGGCTATCACTCAGAGTGTCATTTTTGTGAATACCAGGCGCAAGGTGGACTGGCTCACTGACAAGATGCGAAGCAATGACCACACAGTCTCTGCCACCCATGGTGACATGGACCAAAACACACGTGATATTATCATGCGTGAATTCCGGTCCGGCTCTTCTCGAGTTCTCATTACCACGGACCTTCTGGCCCGTGGTATCGATGTGCAGCAAGTGTCTCTGGTCATAAACTATGATCTGCCAACCCAACCTGAAAACTATCTCCACCGCATAGGACGTAGTGGTCGATTTGGAAGAAAAGGAGTTGCTATAAACTTTGTCACGACAGATGATTCCAGGATGCTGTCTGATATTCAGAAGTTCTACAATGTGACTGTAGAGGAGCTGCCATCAAATGTTGCTGATTTACTCTGA
- the LOC114424362 gene encoding uncharacterized protein LOC114424362 → MEFRSKSCRNESLQIENYCGGRVAPTSMQDLRSYSYSATYAGSAYPYKIGKEKEVKVDKGKSTVCNSKVSKSWSFNDPELQRKKRVAGYKIYSVEGKMKGSLRKSLRWIKNTYAQAVHGWW, encoded by the coding sequence ATGGAGTTCAGATCAAAATCATGCAGGAATGAGAGTCTGCAGATTGAAAACTACTGTGGAGGAAGAGTGGCACCAACAAGCATGCAAGATCTGAGGTCTTATAGTTACAGTGCAACCTATGCTGGTTCTGCTTATCCATACAAGATTGGTAAGGAAAAGGAAGTGAAGGTGGATAAAGGGAAAAGCACAGTTTGCAATAGCAAAGTATCAAAAAGTTGGAGCTTCAATGACCCTGAGTTGCAGAGGAAGAAGAGGGTAGCTGGCTATAAAATATATTCTGTGGAAGGGAAAATGAAAGGCTCACTCAGGAAGAGTTTGAGGTGGATCAAGAACACATACGCCCAAGCTGTTCATGGATGGTGGTGA